In one window of Bdellovibrio bacteriovorus W DNA:
- a CDS encoding hypothetical protein (COG0166 Glucose-6-phosphate isomerase), protein MLKITQAHHQLQPAIVDKSQEALKIFLQRKDIGFPYLVERINLWQQSHKLGKQLAEKYKKMVIVGSGGSSLGTRVIGEVFHAKNLFFLDNVDALEFETLIEELGDLKEVVWAFVSKSGTTIETLCAHEFLNQIYQDEMLELSDYSIVISENKDNTLTKWAKAHDVPTAEIPVDVGGRFSVLSPVGMVPAAFLGLDLEKFRLGAAEALHETALVTQMIAQSMQSFERNEWITLLWTYNSRMRTFGGWFQQLWAESLGKSKDRTAKVAPRASTPVTAIGACDQHSILQQVMEGAKDKFVIFQRIEESETGSLRLRHTHFTETSSLAERTMGELLKAEAVSTQEALSQNGISTMTLLTKVLDEKSLGFLFMFWQLVVAGLGESLNIDAFDQPGVELGKRLAKEKLKKA, encoded by the coding sequence ATGTTAAAGATTACTCAAGCTCACCATCAGCTTCAACCGGCCATTGTGGACAAGTCCCAAGAGGCTCTGAAGATCTTTTTGCAGCGTAAAGATATCGGCTTTCCTTATTTGGTCGAGCGAATCAACTTATGGCAGCAATCTCATAAGCTTGGAAAGCAATTAGCTGAAAAATATAAAAAGATGGTGATCGTGGGATCTGGTGGAAGTTCACTAGGAACTCGAGTTATTGGTGAAGTTTTCCATGCAAAGAATTTATTCTTTTTAGATAATGTTGATGCTCTTGAGTTTGAAACTTTGATCGAAGAGTTAGGGGACCTTAAAGAAGTCGTTTGGGCTTTTGTTTCAAAAAGTGGAACTACCATTGAAACACTTTGTGCACATGAGTTTTTAAACCAGATCTATCAAGATGAAATGTTAGAGTTATCAGACTACAGCATTGTGATCTCAGAAAATAAAGACAACACGCTGACAAAATGGGCAAAGGCCCACGATGTGCCGACGGCAGAGATCCCAGTAGATGTTGGGGGGCGTTTTTCAGTCCTTTCTCCTGTGGGCATGGTGCCTGCGGCATTCTTAGGGTTAGATTTAGAAAAGTTCCGTCTAGGAGCTGCTGAAGCCCTTCACGAGACAGCTCTTGTTACGCAGATGATCGCGCAAAGCATGCAAAGTTTTGAACGCAATGAGTGGATCACACTCTTGTGGACTTATAATTCTCGTATGCGTACTTTTGGCGGTTGGTTCCAGCAGCTCTGGGCCGAGTCCCTTGGTAAATCCAAAGATCGAACAGCTAAAGTGGCTCCGCGTGCGAGCACCCCAGTTACTGCCATCGGAGCTTGTGATCAGCACTCTATTCTGCAGCAAGTGATGGAGGGCGCTAAAGATAAGTTCGTTATCTTTCAGCGCATTGAGGAGTCCGAAACTGGTTCTTTGCGTTTGCGCCACACTCATTTCACAGAGACGAGTTCCTTAGCAGAGCGAACCATGGGGGAGCTTTTAAAAGCTGAGGCTGTATCAACTCAAGAAGCTCTTTCTCAGAATGGGATCTCAACCATGACCTTACTGACAAAGGTCTTAGACGAAAAAAGTTTGGGTTTTTTGTTTATGTTTTGGCAACTTGTGGTTGCTGGATTGGGTGAGTCCCTGAATATCGATGCGTTTGACCAACCTGGTGTAGAGCTAGGCAAGAGACTAGCGAAAGAGAAATTGAAAAAAGCCTGA
- a CDS encoding GGDEF domain-containing protein (COG2199 FOG: GGDEF domain) gives MVTSDDNSNDILEKTSIVASDTFKGRLKEADEAPPAIVVLIGPPGYVGKQYPITASDIVIGRSVESQVYIDDKSLSRSHAKFAVIGSEVSVIDLGSTNKTVVNGQVIPPLASCLLKNNDQIKTGNVIFKFLERGSVELMMNAAMYERASKDALTGAHSKGALIEKGPEAMKRAEVLNEPLSLVTFDIDHFKKINDTHGHPAGDYVLKELCHVVITKLIRSNDFFSRYGGEEFVLLLSGSPLKIAGDVGERIRQTIESHEFVFDGKKIPVTISVGVAGKLAQETEWTQIYERADRALYQSKQGGRNRVTVVS, from the coding sequence ATGGTCACGAGCGATGATAATTCCAATGATATTTTAGAAAAAACGAGCATTGTTGCGAGCGATACCTTTAAAGGTCGCCTTAAAGAAGCTGATGAAGCTCCTCCCGCAATTGTTGTTCTGATCGGTCCTCCGGGATACGTGGGGAAACAATACCCAATTACAGCCAGTGATATCGTTATTGGTCGCTCTGTTGAGAGCCAAGTTTATATTGATGATAAAAGCTTGAGTCGTTCTCATGCGAAGTTTGCAGTAATAGGCAGTGAAGTGTCTGTGATAGATCTTGGTTCAACCAATAAAACGGTTGTGAATGGTCAAGTGATCCCGCCATTGGCTTCGTGTTTATTAAAAAACAACGATCAAATTAAAACGGGCAATGTCATTTTCAAATTCCTTGAAAGAGGAAGCGTTGAGTTGATGATGAATGCGGCGATGTACGAAAGAGCGTCGAAAGATGCTTTGACGGGCGCGCACTCAAAAGGGGCGTTGATTGAAAAAGGCCCAGAGGCGATGAAACGCGCCGAAGTTCTTAACGAGCCATTGAGCCTTGTGACGTTTGATATCGATCATTTTAAAAAAATCAACGATACCCATGGGCATCCTGCGGGTGACTATGTTCTAAAAGAGCTTTGCCACGTTGTTATTACTAAGCTGATTCGTTCAAATGACTTCTTCTCTCGTTATGGTGGAGAAGAGTTCGTCCTATTGCTTTCGGGTTCTCCTTTAAAAATTGCAGGAGATGTCGGTGAGCGGATTCGCCAAACGATTGAGTCCCATGAGTTTGTCTTTGATGGCAAAAAAATTCCTGTGACAATTTCTGTGGGTGTAGCTGGCAAGCTTGCGCAAGAAACAGAGTGGACACAAATTTATGAGAGAGCCGATCGAGCACTCTACCAATCCAAACAAGGTGGCCGTAATCGCGTCACGGTTGTAAGTTAA
- a CDS encoding putative hemagglutinin/hemolysin-related protein, translating to MDILRFGISIFFALSIVGCIRIDSKAPFSHPSPYLVNSLNEKYEKLYIGQSSISANYSFRGLCFQNSGKLTAQIFSSDRLSIDTVQVECIDGEYQFEKDTLSWEEGAYSIISTSTTIHGITSQTESIHIIDLTPPSLGSVNPVESVITSNSPNPFSVSGTCSQGDLPVEVYVNGVFIGFFPCIGSQYTGFFDFELFPEGNVEILIVQKDLAGNTSEQRINILKDTLAPANKIQISLPTPYITNSNIEKTATFVFPSDATQYKVLRIFNSNCDAHFDELTALSPQTSTNYTLELDLGDGIYSLCLIAGDQYGNFQSMSQLSKSNDIILDQVAPALTITSPSEGQKQPSQATVKGTCESGTSVQLQGAIVNSPQSTICKDSIYELSATLAGNDGAKNLKVVSTDAATNSTEINFSVIKDTVLIKPLWTLQSRLNKEDFAKFNISTCDDATNVFVSESGFMPPISDPEWQDCSTDRDYIYDLSGGENGSRAIYAFFVDEVGNYASIETFVLYDTKPPTITISSVPQYLPESIPYLLTFRVTEADISPSTLFYVELFNGSAWVNAGSQALNKISPLAAEKIFYSWTPTHIGAQQKLRITLTDNSGQTSTVESIEFEVLKDVTPPEVIFESYKINGSTNPLPSYSKVINIEFHAQDTQTDITHYCLKSNSASKPTNSDNCWVALETFGITPDREIQTDIVKFDLIIPDTHQMYLWVRDRGLNISDHMIPIAIGKDLVTLQYFIDAPPNVDRFIAANKPDPQLPPSWVDLTANLGTDIHLFWNASDNKGISKVQLLLSVEDGKFEVVQEDLINDANGDCVLTSEFTGCAVWSSTVPLAKSFALQIRVVDEYGQASSLRSALFNAGDFRLLAGNLDSGDGSDPRLTRLSPSYNSNSAGVGQVVTLTNGMILINDTRGLVRIDPLTFSTQVILKASDNSTPSGDGGPVEEARAGSIIKFTVDFLDNIWIQDINRIRKIDTHTSPWTITSVIGANNEGQLGESTADIVLDPRNFKMNIQISSPYTYNSLVFIPNGDLYFRGDATDSTSIKVYRGSLPKPRIETIRLSGGLTWPDTYSANTASMPFHNWSVQFDPITGNATSMIVLLGRPVVGNTHGYPAKFSPTGVAQSALPSPYGNISLVYNIANSMDNETYFYNRFTHNRLLKLNKASNTWSAVAGNDVHGTSPDNSVASTSAVLLDTVFVNRFSSIYLMEEGIFRVIKNNRIYSLYGSHKNSPDNAKLDNIKFNNITSIDHGPGAKVIAYDDANHKFTEIIPNNLSQQSRHLAGNGSYTGYMQVGGDARSQGITMAGNLSTPIFTSDSDNGDIYFGCRLGENDSRVCRLINSTHQWTALPASAPGSYPNFSDTSSGYLNSYQFAYAAMPGAFGKFASTKKILISGMTFVSEWNNMQVSTKEMTNFPGASSYVRHTIGNGGPNTNIDFVDGALGINTPLWGYGLGSSPKAQFDSTSDSWIVTGSSSFGKVGNAPTTLYRIKAGGSFQKVAFLDHPSNSFYVYKDYVYSCANTGELMRTYSIGPSVSERLPMPAGFRCNGYAMLFKPADSLLPDRLVFPVIYNGCQGIGEYKLE from the coding sequence ATGGATATATTACGTTTTGGAATTTCCATCTTTTTTGCTCTAAGCATAGTCGGTTGTATTAGAATCGATAGCAAGGCTCCCTTTTCTCATCCGTCTCCTTACCTTGTAAATTCTCTAAACGAAAAGTATGAAAAACTTTATATCGGCCAATCGTCAATATCTGCCAACTATTCATTCCGCGGTTTATGTTTTCAAAATAGTGGCAAACTCACTGCACAGATATTTTCTTCAGATCGCCTTTCAATAGATACAGTTCAGGTCGAATGTATTGATGGAGAATATCAATTTGAAAAAGATACCCTAAGCTGGGAAGAAGGTGCCTATAGCATCATTTCAACTTCTACGACCATTCACGGAATCACATCACAAACTGAGTCCATTCATATCATTGATCTCACTCCCCCAAGCCTGGGATCTGTAAATCCCGTTGAATCGGTAATAACCTCAAATAGCCCCAATCCCTTTTCAGTTTCGGGCACCTGTTCACAAGGCGATCTTCCCGTTGAAGTCTATGTAAATGGTGTATTCATTGGATTCTTCCCTTGTATAGGTAGCCAATACACGGGCTTCTTTGATTTCGAGCTCTTCCCCGAGGGCAACGTAGAGATTCTCATCGTACAAAAAGATCTTGCAGGAAATACAAGCGAACAGCGTATCAATATCCTTAAAGACACGCTCGCTCCAGCTAACAAGATTCAAATTTCTTTACCAACACCGTATATTACGAATAGCAATATCGAAAAGACTGCCACATTTGTATTTCCAAGTGACGCGACTCAATACAAAGTTCTGCGTATTTTTAATTCTAATTGCGATGCGCACTTCGACGAACTGACAGCTCTTTCTCCTCAAACTTCCACTAACTATACTTTAGAGCTAGATCTTGGGGACGGCATCTATAGTTTATGTCTTATTGCTGGAGATCAATACGGAAACTTTCAAAGCATGAGTCAGCTTAGTAAATCAAACGATATCATTCTCGATCAGGTCGCACCCGCATTAACAATTACAAGTCCCTCGGAAGGCCAGAAACAACCCTCCCAAGCCACCGTCAAAGGCACTTGTGAATCTGGAACGTCCGTCCAACTACAAGGCGCAATTGTCAACTCTCCCCAATCAACGATTTGCAAAGATTCTATTTATGAACTATCTGCGACACTGGCGGGAAATGACGGAGCTAAGAATTTAAAAGTTGTATCTACCGATGCAGCTACAAACTCTACCGAAATTAATTTTTCAGTTATCAAAGATACTGTCCTGATAAAACCTCTATGGACACTGCAAAGTAGATTAAATAAGGAAGACTTTGCAAAATTCAATATTTCTACTTGTGATGACGCCACAAACGTTTTTGTCTCCGAGTCTGGCTTCATGCCTCCAATTTCTGATCCCGAATGGCAAGATTGTTCAACAGATCGAGATTATATCTATGACTTGTCTGGCGGTGAAAATGGCTCAAGAGCTATTTACGCATTCTTTGTAGATGAAGTCGGTAATTATGCAAGTATTGAAACATTCGTTCTTTATGACACGAAACCTCCCACCATTACAATTTCTTCAGTCCCCCAATATTTACCAGAATCTATTCCTTACTTATTAACTTTTAGAGTTACAGAGGCTGATATTTCACCATCGACTCTTTTTTATGTTGAGCTTTTTAACGGAAGTGCTTGGGTAAATGCCGGTTCTCAAGCTCTCAATAAGATAAGTCCCCTAGCCGCTGAAAAAATTTTTTACAGTTGGACCCCGACTCACATCGGTGCGCAACAAAAACTTCGAATCACTTTAACCGATAACTCTGGACAGACGAGCACAGTGGAATCAATTGAGTTTGAAGTACTTAAGGATGTAACTCCACCAGAGGTGATTTTCGAAAGTTATAAAATTAATGGCTCAACAAATCCGCTTCCAAGCTATTCCAAGGTAATCAACATTGAGTTTCATGCGCAAGATACACAGACCGATATTACTCATTACTGTTTAAAATCCAATAGTGCATCTAAGCCTACAAACTCAGATAACTGCTGGGTTGCTTTGGAAACCTTTGGCATAACCCCGGATAGAGAAATACAAACCGATATAGTTAAGTTCGACCTCATAATTCCTGATACTCATCAAATGTATCTATGGGTTCGCGATCGTGGTCTAAATATTTCAGATCACATGATACCTATCGCTATCGGAAAAGACTTAGTCACACTTCAATACTTTATCGACGCTCCCCCAAATGTAGATCGCTTCATCGCGGCTAATAAGCCGGACCCTCAACTTCCTCCATCTTGGGTGGATCTCACCGCCAATCTCGGGACAGATATTCATCTATTTTGGAATGCTTCAGATAATAAAGGTATTTCCAAGGTTCAACTTTTACTTTCTGTTGAAGATGGAAAATTCGAAGTCGTACAAGAAGACCTCATTAACGATGCAAATGGCGACTGTGTATTAACCAGTGAGTTTACGGGATGTGCCGTTTGGTCAAGCACCGTGCCGCTTGCGAAAAGTTTTGCTCTACAAATCCGTGTTGTCGATGAATACGGACAGGCAAGCTCCTTACGCTCAGCTCTTTTTAATGCAGGCGATTTTCGTTTGTTGGCTGGTAACTTGGATTCTGGAGATGGCTCTGATCCTCGACTGACTCGCCTTAGCCCCTCGTACAATTCGAACTCTGCAGGCGTGGGACAAGTCGTTACCTTGACGAACGGAATGATTCTTATCAATGACACTCGAGGATTGGTTAGAATTGACCCCCTCACCTTCAGTACCCAAGTCATCCTCAAAGCATCGGATAATTCGACACCCTCTGGTGACGGTGGCCCCGTTGAAGAGGCTCGCGCGGGAAGTATTATCAAATTCACCGTCGACTTTTTAGATAATATTTGGATTCAGGATATCAATCGTATTCGCAAGATTGATACGCACACTTCTCCATGGACAATTACTTCTGTTATCGGTGCCAACAATGAGGGACAGCTCGGCGAGTCCACGGCGGATATTGTATTAGATCCACGCAATTTTAAAATGAACATTCAAATAAGTAGCCCTTATACATATAACTCTTTAGTTTTCATACCTAATGGCGATCTTTACTTCCGTGGCGATGCTACAGACTCCACCAGTATTAAAGTCTATCGTGGAAGCTTGCCAAAGCCACGCATTGAAACCATTCGCCTTAGCGGAGGACTAACTTGGCCTGATACCTATAGTGCAAATACAGCCTCCATGCCCTTTCATAATTGGTCTGTGCAATTTGATCCCATCACTGGGAATGCCACCAGCATGATTGTCCTTCTGGGAAGACCTGTCGTGGGTAATACTCATGGATACCCTGCTAAATTTTCTCCTACAGGTGTCGCTCAGAGCGCTCTCCCCTCTCCTTATGGAAATATTTCGCTTGTTTATAACATTGCCAACTCTATGGATAACGAAACTTACTTTTATAATCGCTTCACTCACAATCGGCTTTTAAAACTTAATAAAGCCTCCAACACATGGTCCGCTGTCGCAGGAAATGATGTGCATGGGACCAGTCCCGACAATTCTGTAGCCTCAACGTCTGCCGTCCTTTTAGATACCGTTTTTGTGAATCGCTTCTCAAGCATTTATCTAATGGAAGAAGGCATATTTCGAGTCATTAAGAACAATCGAATTTACAGTCTCTATGGTTCACATAAAAACAGTCCCGACAATGCAAAACTCGATAATATCAAGTTCAATAATATTACGTCCATTGATCATGGCCCCGGAGCCAAAGTCATTGCTTACGACGATGCCAATCATAAGTTCACTGAAATTATTCCTAACAATCTTTCTCAACAATCACGCCACCTTGCTGGTAACGGTTCTTATACTGGTTATATGCAGGTAGGAGGCGATGCCAGGTCCCAAGGCATCACAATGGCGGGAAATCTAAGCACTCCTATTTTTACCTCTGACTCAGATAATGGGGACATCTATTTCGGCTGTCGCCTCGGCGAAAATGATAGTCGCGTTTGTAGACTCATCAACTCGACTCATCAATGGACAGCTCTGCCCGCCAGTGCTCCGGGATCTTATCCCAACTTTTCGGATACATCGTCGGGTTATTTAAACTCCTACCAGTTCGCCTACGCAGCCATGCCCGGAGCATTTGGAAAATTTGCTAGTACAAAAAAAATCTTAATAAGCGGTATGACATTCGTTTCTGAGTGGAACAATATGCAGGTTTCAACTAAAGAAATGACTAATTTTCCTGGGGCATCAAGTTATGTTCGCCATACTATTGGTAACGGAGGCCCAAACACTAATATAGATTTCGTGGATGGCGCTCTTGGAATAAATACTCCTCTTTGGGGATATGGCTTAGGAAGCTCACCGAAGGCTCAGTTTGATTCGACCTCCGATTCATGGATTGTCACAGGCTCGTCGTCATTCGGCAAAGTAGGGAATGCACCGACGACTCTTTATAGAATTAAGGCCGGGGGCTCTTTTCAAAAAGTGGCTTTCTTAGATCATCCGTCGAACAGCTTCTATGTCTATAAAGACTATGTGTATAGCTGCGCGAATACCGGAGAATTGATGAGGACTTATTCTATAGGTCCAAGCGTCTCTGAACGTCTTCCCATGCCTGCTGGGTTTCGCTGCAATGGATATGCAATGCTCTTTAAGCCCGCAGACTCTCTTCTGCCAGATCGCCTTGTATTTCCTGTTATCTACAACGGATGTCAGGGGATTGGTGAGTATAAACTAGAATAG